Proteins encoded by one window of Streptomyces sp. LX-29:
- a CDS encoding acyl-CoA dehydrogenase family protein translates to MDFDWSAEQHDLYTSVLAGARTAFPEDTARADTAYTRAQWSRLAPLGLLGASVPEDRGGRGLGALDSALAFEAAGRGCVNTGILFAAAAHLFSCAMPILEFATPGTCRRLLPDMCSGALIAGNAMTEPDSGSDVSRLAVTARRVADGFLLSGTKSFVSNGPTADLYVTYATTDPRAGHLGITAFVVDRAAPGVAAGEPLDKMGLLSCPAGPVTFDRCFVPDEQVLGVPGQGGAIFQHSMRWERSCLFAVYLGVQQRLLDRCVEHVRRRRQSGRPLAEFQSVANRVVDMKLRLESGRLLLYRACDALDRDDQDAALWVSLSKLAVSEAAVASALDAVQLLGGRGYLRDEGIEAALRDAVPTTIFSGTSEIQRQLIARAMGL, encoded by the coding sequence GTGGACTTCGACTGGAGTGCCGAACAACACGACCTCTACACATCCGTCCTGGCCGGGGCGCGGACGGCCTTCCCCGAGGACACGGCCCGCGCGGACACGGCGTACACCCGTGCGCAGTGGTCGCGACTGGCCCCGCTCGGACTGCTCGGAGCGAGTGTGCCGGAAGACCGGGGCGGCCGCGGGCTCGGGGCGCTGGACAGTGCGCTGGCCTTCGAAGCCGCCGGCCGGGGCTGCGTGAACACCGGCATTCTGTTCGCGGCCGCCGCGCATCTGTTCTCCTGCGCCATGCCGATCCTCGAATTCGCCACCCCCGGAACGTGCCGGCGGCTGCTGCCCGACATGTGCTCGGGGGCACTGATCGCGGGGAACGCGATGACCGAGCCGGACTCCGGATCGGACGTGTCACGGCTCGCCGTGACGGCGCGGCGGGTCGCCGACGGATTCCTGCTCAGCGGCACCAAGAGCTTTGTGAGCAACGGCCCCACAGCCGACCTCTATGTGACCTACGCGACCACCGACCCGAGGGCCGGCCACCTGGGAATCACCGCATTCGTCGTCGACCGCGCGGCACCGGGCGTGGCGGCGGGGGAGCCGCTGGACAAGATGGGCCTGCTGTCATGCCCGGCCGGACCGGTGACGTTCGATCGCTGCTTCGTACCGGACGAGCAGGTCCTCGGCGTCCCCGGACAGGGCGGAGCGATCTTCCAGCACTCCATGCGCTGGGAACGGTCCTGCCTCTTCGCCGTCTACCTCGGGGTACAGCAGCGGCTCCTCGACCGGTGCGTGGAACACGTACGCCGCCGCCGGCAGTCCGGCCGCCCGCTGGCCGAGTTCCAGTCCGTGGCCAATCGCGTCGTCGACATGAAGCTGCGGCTGGAGAGCGGCCGGCTGCTGCTCTACCGGGCCTGCGACGCCCTCGACCGCGACGACCAGGACGCCGCGTTGTGGGTGTCCCTGTCCAAACTGGCCGTTTCCGAAGCGGCCGTGGCCAGCGCGCTGGACGCCGTCCAACTGCTCGGTGGGCGCGGCTATCTGCGGGACGAAGGCATCGAGGCCGCGCTCCGGGACGCCGTGCCGACCACCATCTTCTCCGGCACCTCGGAGATTCAGCGCCAACTGATCGCGAGGGCGATGGGACTGTGA
- a CDS encoding amino acid adenylation domain-containing protein codes for MNLHRLVAEAAARTPEAPAIRDMTGSISYYQLDALADQYAAALLDHGIRTGDRVLLWTGKSADVVAVMQAALRIGAVYVPVASSNPIGRVRRIAADCRPALLVTELDAPPDTATLESLGVPVADCAALRAVAEPGRRPEHHRGAPDDPAYILYTSGSTGEPKGVCLSHRNALAFVDWAAAELRLRPEDRLANHAPFNFDLSVFDLYGAFRAGASTHLVPDTLAYAPDQLTELLDRRRITIWYSVPSALLLMMREARLLEWGPLSLRACVFAGEPFPLEDARRLRAAWPQVRLLNWYGPTETNVCTSYELTAADLDRTTPLPIGTACCGDDVRLEPRPDGTEEIVVDGPTVMLGYWGRPPHHGPYRTGDLGRRDPHGTLEYLGRYDDLVKVRGHRVEPGEVEAALSSHPAIDSAVVLVSGAGGHEARIHAVVVPRPGHHPELLDIKRHCAALLPRYMIVDTVHVVARLPRNPHGKTDRRALVEALLADTLKRDSGTVGENGRV; via the coding sequence GTGAACCTGCACCGACTGGTGGCCGAAGCGGCCGCCCGCACCCCTGAGGCCCCGGCGATCCGCGACATGACCGGGAGCATCAGCTACTACCAACTCGACGCGCTGGCCGACCAGTACGCCGCCGCGCTCCTCGACCACGGGATCCGGACCGGGGACCGGGTGCTGCTGTGGACCGGCAAGAGCGCCGACGTGGTCGCCGTCATGCAGGCGGCACTGCGCATCGGCGCCGTCTACGTCCCCGTCGCCTCATCGAACCCGATCGGCCGGGTGCGCCGCATCGCCGCCGACTGCCGCCCCGCGCTGCTGGTGACCGAGCTCGACGCCCCGCCGGACACCGCGACGCTGGAAAGCCTCGGCGTGCCCGTGGCCGACTGCGCCGCGCTACGCGCCGTCGCCGAACCCGGGCGCCGCCCCGAGCACCACCGCGGCGCCCCCGACGACCCCGCGTACATCCTCTACACCTCCGGCTCCACCGGCGAGCCCAAAGGAGTCTGCCTGAGCCACCGCAACGCCCTGGCCTTCGTCGACTGGGCCGCCGCCGAGCTGCGGCTGCGGCCCGAGGACCGGCTGGCCAACCACGCGCCGTTCAACTTCGACCTCTCCGTCTTCGACCTCTACGGCGCCTTCCGCGCCGGGGCCTCGACCCATCTCGTCCCCGACACCCTGGCCTACGCCCCCGACCAGCTCACCGAACTGCTCGACCGCCGGCGGATCACGATCTGGTACTCGGTGCCGTCCGCGCTGCTGCTGATGATGCGCGAGGCCCGGCTGCTCGAGTGGGGCCCACTGTCCCTCCGCGCCTGCGTCTTCGCCGGCGAGCCCTTCCCTCTGGAGGACGCCCGGCGGCTGCGCGCCGCCTGGCCGCAGGTCCGGCTGCTCAACTGGTACGGCCCGACCGAGACCAACGTCTGCACCTCGTACGAGCTCACCGCCGCCGACCTCGACCGCACCACCCCGCTGCCGATCGGCACCGCGTGCTGCGGAGACGACGTGCGGCTGGAGCCCCGGCCGGACGGGACGGAGGAGATCGTCGTGGACGGGCCGACCGTGATGCTGGGCTACTGGGGTCGCCCCCCGCACCACGGACCGTACCGGACCGGCGACCTGGGGCGGCGCGACCCGCACGGCACCCTGGAGTACCTGGGCCGATACGACGACCTGGTGAAGGTGCGCGGCCACCGGGTCGAGCCCGGCGAGGTGGAGGCCGCCCTGTCGTCCCACCCCGCGATCGACAGCGCCGTGGTGCTGGTCTCGGGAGCCGGCGGCCACGAGGCGCGCATCCACGCCGTCGTCGTCCCCCGACCCGGACACCACCCGGAGCTGCTCGACATCAAGCGGCACTGCGCGGCACTCCTACCCCGATACATGATCGTCGACACGGTCCATGTGGTGGCGCGCCTGCCCCGCAACCCCCACGGCAAGACCGACCGACGAGCACTCGTCGAAGCGCTGCTGGCCGACACGCTCAAGCGAGACTCAGGAACGGTCGGAGAGAATGGCCGCGTCTGA
- a CDS encoding acyl carrier protein has product MPDSDRTTLLNQLFAYVRDELVGDATLTPKITPQTPLLEWGILDSVRTARLLAHLRDNLDVRVPPTHMTGHHFKDVASIADLVWSLRSQPA; this is encoded by the coding sequence GTGCCCGACAGCGATCGCACAACCCTGCTGAACCAGCTCTTCGCCTACGTCAGGGACGAACTGGTGGGCGACGCGACCCTCACACCGAAAATCACCCCCCAGACCCCGCTGCTCGAATGGGGAATCCTGGACTCGGTGCGCACCGCGCGCCTGCTGGCCCATCTGCGCGACAACCTCGATGTCCGGGTGCCACCCACCCACATGACGGGGCACCACTTCAAGGACGTGGCGAGCATCGCCGACCTCGTCTGGTCGCTCCGCTCCCAGCCCGCCTGA